A window from Peromyscus eremicus chromosome 1, PerEre_H2_v1, whole genome shotgun sequence encodes these proteins:
- the LOC131916975 gene encoding LOW QUALITY PROTEIN: uncharacterized protein LOC131916975 (The sequence of the model RefSeq protein was modified relative to this genomic sequence to represent the inferred CDS: inserted 1 base in 1 codon): MSHERAFLRIRTEAAADRLKKQTIKNGEKVREQRGTKETPKRPVLSPDPNSPLIDLPVEEPPPYQAGPAAAAAAAAALAAAIRPLADAKLLQTFLTVEEKQRVFLEARKQVPGDDGRPSQLLNVIDAASPLTRPNWDFNTPEGREHLRLYRQLLLAGLRAAARRPTNLAQVRNVIQGKDGNEETPAAFLERLKEAYRIYTLYDLEDPGQAPGIILSFIYQSSSDIKAKLQRLEGLQALGLPDLMKEAEKVFNKRETPEEREEKRWQKQEERDRKQHREIKKILTAVVSQGQQREGDRSGERRRPPLDKDQCAYCKEKGHWARECPKKPQGPRRPKTRGGQGQEPPPEPRITLEIGGQPVTFLVDTGAEHSVLTHAGVPLSWHSALVQGATGNKRYYWTIERKVQLASGQVTHSFLHIPECPXPLLGRDLPTKLKAQ, from the exons gagactCCCAAGCGCCCTGTCCTTTCCccggaccctaactcccctctcatagatctccCGGTAGAGGAGCCCCCTCCCTATCAGGCTGGACccgccgcggcggcggcggcggcggccgcttTAGCGGCCGCGATccggccgttggcagatgctaag ctcctgcagaccttcttaacagtagaggaaaagcagagagttttcctggaggcccggaagcaggttccgggcgatgacgggaggccatcccaactcctgaatgtcatcgatgcggcttctcccttgactcgccctaactgggatttcaatacgcctgaaggtagggagcatctacgtctctatcgccagttgctcttagcgggtctccgagcggccgctagaaggcctaccaatttggctcaggtaaggaatgtgatacagggaaaggatgggaat gaagagacacccgctgcatttctagaaagattgaaggaagctTATAGGATATATACTCTGTATGATCTggaagatccaggtcaggctccaggtattatcctatcatttattTATCAGTCTAGTTCAGACATCAAGGccaaattgcagcggttggagggtttacaggcgttagggttgccagacctaatgaaggaagcagagaaagtattcaataagagagaaactcctgaagagcgtgaggaaaagagatggcagaaacaagaggaaagggataggaaacagcatagggagataaagaaaATTCTGACCGCCGTTGTATCTCAGGgacagcagagagagggagacaggtcgggagaacgaaggagaccacccctagataaagatcaatgtgcttactgcaaggagaagggacactgggcccgagaatgccccaagaagccacaaggaccccgccggcccaa GACTAGGGGGGGTcaaggccaggagcccccccctgagcctaggataaccctcgagatcggggggcagcccgtgaccttcctggttgatactggtgccgaacattcagtcctaactcatgccggagtgcctcttagctggcattctgcactggtgcagggggcaactggaaacaagagatattattggactatcgagagaaaagtccaactggcttcagggcaagtaactcactcctttctgcacatacctgaatgcc atccgctgttaggacgggacctACCAACCAAATTAAAGGCGCAATGA